One Triticum dicoccoides isolate Atlit2015 ecotype Zavitan chromosome 3B, WEW_v2.0, whole genome shotgun sequence genomic window, CAATGAGCTTGTTTATCTGTGAGTTACGTACCCTTAAAATCATTCAAGTTTATTAATCATCAATAGTAAGAGTACATTTTCTGCTTCAAATGTTGGAGTATATCAGAAGATTCTGGAGATTTTGACTGCTTAAAGAAAACATGAACATGAATTCTTTGTTTCCAGATGGTAAAGTTGCAGAGCTTATAGCATTTTAACAGAGAAGATATCAGCTATACTAATAAAACAAAAACCTGACGTTACATATGTAGCAAGTTTAGAAAAAAAGAACTGGCTAATTTACCTCGATAAAATATAATATATTGTTTTTGCTCATACTTTAGGGTGCTTGCAGGGATCTCTCCTTCAACATTGGAATTGGTGGCCCACTGCCTGATGCTATCAGGAATCTCAAGAAGCTCACAACACTGTATGCCTACATGACCATTAGCAAATCCTTATCTTGCATATTTGGGATACATCAATCACTGGCCTACCCTACTGCACTGTGCTTCTCAGGATCTTGGCTGGCTGCAGCTTCACAGGAGGCATCCAAGTATTAGGAAACTTGCCGCAGCTCTCGTTCTTGTAAGAACTATTAGACACATACAAAGCCTTAGTCATGCTCACATTATTATTAAGCTCTGCTGATACTTTGGTTGTACTAATGAGATGAATTTGCTCTGCAACAATTTCTCTGTAGGGCACTGAATTCAAACAACTTCACAGGCGGGATTCCTCCATCGTTTGGTCTACTCTCAAACCTCTTTTGGCTAGACCTGGCAGATAACCAGCTTTCTGGATCTATTCCAATTTCCTCAGGTGGTTCTCCAGGACTTGACCTACTTACACACACCAAACATTTGTAAGTCCCTCTACCATTTCTTCCTTCAGCCTGAATCAAGAATGCATGATCAATATGAAGTGTTAAGTCACTTTTTGTAACTGAAATTTAAGTCGCTTTGTTTCTCCTACCATACTGATGCTTATCTCCAATAAATCAACAGCCATTTTAACAAGAATCAGTTAAGTGGTAGTCTTGCTGGCCTCTTCAACTCTAGCATGATCCTCGAGCACATGTAAGGAAGTACCAATTTTCATTTTTAGTAGCACTACACATGTTACACTGACTACTTTGTTGAACTTCCTCAGATTATTTGACCACAATCAATTGTCTGGTCCTATCCCGCCTGAGCTTGGTGGCATCGCAACCCTCAAAATCATGTAAGTACATGGGCAATGTCTTTCTTCCAACATATTCTAGTTGCTATTGTTGAACCCCTTTGCATCCTCCATAGCCGATTAGACAGGAACAATTTCACAGGAGAAGTTCCAGCCAACATCAGCAAGCTAGACAACCTAAATCTCCTGTAAGTAGCGTGAATTGTGATAACCCGTAACCAAAAAGAATAATATATTTATCTCATGTGGTGTAATTCTTTTTCTGCAGCAATTTAGCAAACAACCAGCTGAATGGGACAATACCAGATCTCAGTAGCCTGAGCAAACTAAACGTGGTGTAAGAAACGTCTGCATTGTTTTCTGCAAACTTCTATGATTTACACTGTTCTGATCAATTTTATCTGCACACCCAGGGACTTAAGCAACAATTCGTTCGATCCATCAGTAGCACCGAACTGGTTCTCAACTTTACAGTCTCTTACTTCAGTGTGAGTAAATTAATACTGTGCACTACTGATCATCTGATGTTCCCTCACGGTAGTCATTAGTCAGTAATATGTTTCTCCCTCAATCACAATTTGTTACTTTGACACCTTAATATGCAGAGCAATAGAATCTGGAGGACTCTCCGGCCCAGTTCCCAAAAGGCTCGTCACCCTATCCAATCTGCAGCGAGTGTAATTTTCTGGCGACATGTAACAGAAACGAATTATCGTGAACATAGAAGTTTCTCATGTTTTTCCTCTTTTTCGCTGATCAGACAGTATACTAAGCAATAACGCACTGAATGGAACACTAGAGATGACTGGCAACATCACCCAACAACTGAAGATCGTGAATCTCTTTAACAATCGCATATTTGCAGTCAACATAACACCAAGCTACAACAAGACCCTTGTGTGAGCAGTACCTGCATATTCCAGAACCAAGCTCTAAACATTCCCTCTATATTCCATTAATTCACTAGCATTGCCTTTTCACCTATTCGCAGACTTGTGGGGAATCCTGTGTGCTTGGATTCAGATTCCTCGAGCCGCTCCTTTTGCAGCCTTCAGCAAGAGGGCCTGATATCATACAGCACCAATATAACGCAATGTGGTTCAACCACATGTTCCGGTGATCAAAGTCTAGACCCTGCAACTTGCAGTTGTGCCTATCCTTACACGGGCAAGATGATCTTCAGAGCGCCATTGTTCGCTGACCCGAGTGACAGAACGACTTTTCAGCAACTGGAAACTAGCCTCTGGAAAGAGCTGGGACTGCGCCCTGGTGCAGTTTTCCTTTCTGGTGTCCTTTTCAGCAGTGATGACTACCTCCAAGTTCAAGTGAGCCTCTTTCCATCAACAGGGACATCTTTCCCTACGTCAGAAATGATAAGGATTGGCTTTGCTTTTAGCAACCAAACTTATAAGCCACCAAGTATTTTTGGACCTTATTACTTCATTGGAGATACATATGTCTCATTTTCAGGTATCCAACATCATCAATGTAAATTATGTCCATATATACATAAGAAATTCACTGGTACTTCCTATCTCAGGTGGTGTTGGCAGTGGGAAATCTCAAATGAGCAAACGTGCTATAGCTGGAACTGCAGTAGGCTGCAGTTTTCTTCTGCTTGCCCTAATGTCCGGGGCGACATTTGCTATACTGAAAAAGAGAAGGCCAGAACAATCATCAGGACGAGCAAATCCATTCGGTAAGGTTCCAAAGATGTGAATTGCAATTCCAACTATGCAGCTGTCGATTCTGCCGAGACATGACACTATATATTACTAGAATTGACAAAGATTGCAGATAACTAAGTAGATACATAGCACATTATAACACAACAAAGCAATAACAACTGGGCCCTTTTTTTCTTGCAACCCCACTGTTAGGTGTCCAAGCTTATAACCGTTCATACTAATGGTTCTGACAGCAAGCGCTTACCTAACAAATACTCACAGCAGTGATAAAGGGAAAACTGACAAACTTTTGAAGATTGCTGAAACTTTACTGATTTTACTCCATTTACATCTAAATTTAAGCTTCATGGGGAGTTGCTCAAAAAGATAGTGGAGGTGCTCCACAGCTCAAAGGAGCCAGGTTCTTCTCTTTTGATGAACTGAAGAACTGCACCAACAATTTCTCAGAAAATCATGAAATAGGATCAGGAGGCTACGGAAAGGTAAATAACTACATAGTTattgattaacatttttccaaGAAGATTTACATACAGCTAATCTATCTAGCGGTTTACCTCATGTGAAAGGTTTACAAGGGAACGATTGAAGATGGAACAGGTGTTGCAATAAAAAGAGCAGAGTATGGATCAAAGCAAGGTGCGGTGGAGTTCAAGAATGAGATTGAACTGCTGTCCAGGGTTCATCACAGGAACCTAGTAAGCCTGCTAGGATTTTGCTATGAACAAGGGGAGCAGATGCTGGTGTATGAATATGTTTCTAATGGTACATTGCGAGAGAACTTACAAGGTATGTATACAGAGGATAGTTCATAAGCCTAAAAAGTAAGTACATTTTATGTTTCTTCTCCTTCACAACTTGCAATTTTGACTCAGCAAGGGGAATTTACCTGGACTGGAAGAAGAGGCTCAGGATTGCTCTTGGCTCAGCTAGAGGACTGGCGTATCTTCACGAACTTGCTGATCCACCTATTATCCACAGAGATATCAAGTCCACAAATATCCTTTTGGATGACAATCTTAAAGCAAAGGTTGCTGATTTTGGTCTGTCGAAGCTAGTTGCGGATACCGAAAAGGGACATGTTTCTACTCAAGTCAAAGGAACACTTGTAAATGCTCTGCTTACCATTGTCTACCAATTTGTGTACAGATCTCATTGGTTACTCTTATCCTTGACGGCTACATTTCATTTCATAGGGCTATCTGGACCCCGAGTACTACATGACGCAGCAGCTATCGGAGAAGAGCGACGTCTACAGCTTCGGCGTCGTCATGCTTGAGCTACTAAGCGCCAGGCTGCCCATAACAAAGGGCAGATACATCGTCCGGGAGTTCAGGATTGCCATAGATCCCAACGAGCACGACTACTACGGTTTGCAGGGCATCATCGACCCGGCCATCCACGACGCCGCCAAGTCGGCCGGGTTCAGAAGGTTCGTGCAGCTGGCCATGGAGTGCGTGGAGGAGTCGGCTTCAAAACGGCCCACGATGAGCTCGGTGGTGAAGGAAATCGAGACGATGCTCCAAAATGAGGGACTGAGCTCATCCAGCTCGTCTGTCACGGAGTTCGAGCACGCAGGGCAAGCCACCGGAGGCCCATACAGCGGTGCTGTGGTTGTGACCGgatcgagcagcagcagcagcatcatatCGGAAGAACCCTCCCGGTCCCACCGTGGAAATCAACACTAAGCTCCTACTCGGTGGACATTTTATGGACATTTTTTCGTAATCAGTGGTTGCAAATTGCAATTCGCCCAAATTTGAAGACCATGGCTCGAATGCCCGATTAGCTTCTGACCAAATCAACCACGGTCGACCGTGGATTCGTCTGTGTAACGTCAAATAAAGCAATGGCTAATGGAATCgaagtgttgacaccagattttggcacggtcaataacttatttaagatggcctcaaatagacaagtgatcttcatgaaagatttccgtattgtcgatatgaacatctttgaagtttgggtcatcgcagtccgatttcatctcgaagaccgaaactatgctcaaagtactaagatcttatattcagagtacagtttggctgattaagcccccaagacgacctcaaatggaaaaattatctacacggattgtcttcgcctcgtcgaaacgatcgattttgatacaaaaatcgttccaatccgagttcgtatgcaaaagttagagccatcggaatacagtcatgtcaggaggcaaaaactggcgcgccccaccagacaccctgtctgatgggtagcgcgagggatagccaGTTTCGtgcgaccgatttgaccctcaagatgatctctgatcaaaaaacgttcaacataaaagttgttcatctcgtcgaaacggtcaagattgcttttgggctcgttttcatccgagatcgtttaccaccacaaaaaagacccgcaaggtgcagccagtttaaaccgaacaattttggaaagttcggacaaaaccaatccgaatttgactagggttttgaacgtgaatccaagccttttccttgcacgggaagtccagccgcctcttatatacctaagggatgacggccgattgaacaacaccaatcgaacaaacacatctaatactttttcgtgttcatctacttttatctctccccttgtatctttcttctcgttcttcgtcgtttcaagattggaggctgcgaatccacgaggctctaggggcggtaaggccgacctcgagcagccaatcgtcgccgcgatccctgacggggtccctcccgggcgagcggggcgtctggtcccaaaagtgccggcttgctgtcttgcgtatcgcgctggaagtcggcctcccgcggtgtgagttgcggagcatctccctcggcgccgcgggtacacatcgacgtgttcgtgtgacgcgttccagcatcaacacactttttggcgactccgctggggacgaagctttgaacggtctccggcctatTCTTGCTACGAaaggatcgtcatctagggtttgcaatctacaaaggtaatatgaatacccaattccctactgtagatgcaaataattcatatggtgttactagatcgttcaatgagtatactctatcggccagccctagttttttcaataatgcatctaattacgtccaagggccgattcaaagtaatttgcATGCTTTAAgttcttatgatactagtaacctacaccatatgtatcccaactctcatgcatcggcaaccccacaaattgttatgccgatgaacaacatggtgagttcagttaataaatttgaaacacctcatgttagaatttccaatgccatgcaagaaagtgtttcacccttttattcatcggcaagtaatgtgcaatatactaatccaaccatgccgatgaacgAGGGAATTGGCCATGCtgctactagttattcggccagttactctcaaacgTCATATgccacacctcatgttagtaattcttcggcaccatacacaactgtagatgctcataattcgacTTCACACCTTTctggttatagccgaatgaatgtaaattttacaagagcggttgtgcccaatattgtagaagatgaggtagtggtagctgcattgaagagtttagcccaaaacaagagaattagtgctctttgccttgaacaacatgaaaaggggttATTTTCTGATTAtaccgcaataaaagctagagttttgcaagaatatgaatctttgccaattgataaaattggcgagcaaaaggatggtcttacaacaatgcatatgccttcacctagtactacatcatattatacaccccctacacaattgcaatatTTCGGtaacacccgtgtgtcattgccgaaagaatctaaaagcattggggggcaatcatatccggagtgggctgaaattgagaaaaagcttaaagctaattttgccgctcgccATCAGAAACAAATagacaaagaattggctcagataaaagaagcattgccaattggtagtatcaatgaaaagaaggatgattcggaacatgaaagtgcttcggttgaaaaatccgaatcaagtagtatatattctgaatccatcaaatccaacgaggcaagcattCTTGAGAAAGGGCATGacaagcataggaaaacaacggtgcttgatttttctgaagttaatggaacctacttcctgccctatgagtttcgtgccgtagaaattgacaagcttcaaggacaagaacaagtagccgaacaaagttcggccgacaaaaatcttcaaagcaatgatgcacggattcaagaaaaagatgatgacaacgtgttggggagccatccaaagatggagcaagatgttcttcgaatggcaccaccatcatgctctctcaacatatttgaagaggtatgcatagcgagtaatttacctattttcagatttggtcgcaacttcattattgatgcatctataagaaatgttctcataagtaattttgaaagaccaatgaagaaaggtaatttacttgttagcaataaaattgttatggaacatatcggtcaaaccattgcgccatttataaagaccgataatgacttattgttacagccaaagctttccccgttgctttatctaaagttcatatctagttgggtagctttgcttatttcgtacttggcttgcacttggtctcaactgagacatgtatgttctaaatatcttcgtttcggaaatttaaagccaaggttaaattctattgagaaaaccgatgctaatacaatatcttatccaaagacatcggagatagagtggaaaacacaatgcatagccgaatggggagattccaaatctgaaccattcgttttcttatctccaaagccgttcaaacagcaagatcggctagaaaacaagaagtataccttcaattcgagcatgtgtgatcaaatatttgatttgttgctgaaaaataattacattacaattctcgatcaccatgttaagccatcaatccaaggacgaatgtattgtaagttgcatgattcgtccaaacataattttgaggattgcaacatgtttcggcaaatagttaaatcggccattaaaaaaggacgattgaagtttgttgaaacaccaagagatgaccagtctatttcgATTGGTCCTGATGGGAaaaggtttttgcatcggctgcttcaagccgatccatttaaagagaatgtaaaagctgcagctgatgggatcaagctttcatgtaaagaagttgttgaagagcataatgaacataatcttgagggcaagaattccatcgaagctacaatggagacNNNNNNNNNNNNNNNNNNNNNNNNNNNNNNNNNNNNNNNNNNNNNNNNNNNNNNNNNNNNNNNNNNNNNNNNNNNNNNNNNNNNNNNNNNNNNNNNNNNNNNNNNNNNNNNNN contains:
- the LOC119281640 gene encoding probable leucine-rich repeat receptor-like protein kinase At5g49770, whose translation is MEALRKFLLLLMLLASIPVRLCDTDPQDVAALQSFISGWQDFPSNWKASNDPCGTPWDGVMCDKGRVTSLRLSGIIDAQGTLSNSVGQLNELVYLDLSFNIGIGGPLPDAIRNLKKLTTLYAYMTISKSLSCIFGIHQSLAYPTALCFSGSWLAAASQEASKALNSNNFTGGIPPSFGLLSNLFWLDLADNQLSGSIPISSGGSPGLDLLTHTKHFHFNKNQLSGSLAGLFNSSMILEHILFDHNQLSGPIPPELGGIATLKIIRLDRNNFTGEVPANISKLDNLNLLNLANNQLNGTIPDLSSLSKLNVVDLSNNSFDPSVAPNWFSTLQSLTSVILSNNALNGTLEMTGNITQQLKIVNLFNNRIFAVNITPSYNKTLVLVGNPVCLDSDSSSRSFCSLQQEGLISYSTNITQCGSTTCSGDQSLDPATCSCAYPYTGKMIFRAPLFADPSDRTTFQQLETSLWKELGLRPGAVFLSGVLFSSDDYLQVQVSNIINVNYVHIYIRNSLVLPISGGVGSGKSQMSKRAIAGTAVGCSFLLLALMSGATFAILKKRRPEQSSGRANPFASWGVAQKDSGGAPQLKGARFFSFDELKNCTNNFSENHEIGSGGYGKVYKGTIEDGTGVAIKRAEYGSKQGAVEFKNEIELLSRVHHRNLVSLLGFCYEQGEQMLVYEYVSNGTLRENLQARGIYLDWKKRLRIALGSARGLAYLHELADPPIIHRDIKSTNILLDDNLKAKVADFGLSKLVADTEKGHVSTQVKGTLGYLDPEYYMTQQLSEKSDVYSFGVVMLELLSARLPITKGRYIVREFRIAIDPNEHDYYGLQGIIDPAIHDAAKSAGFRRFVQLAMECVEESASKRPTMSSVVKEIETMLQNEGLSSSSSSVTEFEHAGQATGGPYSGAVVVTGSSSSSSIISEEPSRSHRGNQH